Proteins encoded together in one Theileria parva strain Muguga chromosome 3 map unlocalized ctg_530, whole genome shotgun sequence window:
- a CDS encoding RNA recognition family protein has protein sequence MSTYGSSRMKWFFTKPYVRHSPSLLHYPLTSHVNRGKLINWMYNKPYDRSEVISVYGPNTIQLTNLPMGYTPEYLQERLRRFFSKFGTVTFVRCLPHQLDPYQCNGTGYVSFRTKESSLDASRANLVLPFTLHSKIISINHLYWDTHNDPQYYYKQLHYNREILRIGLELYRKIADQGVISINRVANGIFEKCFYTGKLIKSGVSVLSKFGTWDNFFNQSPFKRIFKVVEGRIGLLLCSEETLERVLKEAEIQLTKQLDESLAVNWRLGKPKLPEQAQKEANELYYLEPIPEQLQLLSRSHTMYRLHDERYLFKFSLKQKRNQQRKLYRQNKLNTQSTT, from the exons ATGAGTACGTATGGGAGTAGTAGGATGAAATGGTTTTTTACAAAACCGTACGTCAGACATTCGCCTTCACTGCTTCATTATCCTCTAACATCTCATGTGAACAGGggaaaattaataaattggatGTATAATAAGCCTTATGACAG ATCAGAGGTCATCTCAGTGTATGGCCCGAATACCATACAGttaactaatttacccATGGGATACACGCCGGAGTATTTGCAAGAAAGACTAAGGCGCTTTTTCTCCAAGTTTGGCACTGTTACTTTTGTCAGGTGTTTACCTCACCAGCTGGATCCTTACCAGTGTAACGGCACGGGATACGTCAGTTTTAGGACCAAAGAATCATCTCTAGACGCCTCTAGAGCTAATTTAGTCCTACCATTCACTCTCCATAGTAAGATTATAAGCATAAATCATCTGTACTGGGATACCCATAATGACCCCCAGTACTACTACAAGCAGTTGCACTATAACAGGGAAATACTCCGAATTGGACTGGAATTGTACCGTAAAATCGCTGATCAGGGGGTAATTAGTATTAACAGAGTTGCTAACGGGATATTTGAAAAGTGTTTTTATACCGGGAAATTAATCAAGTCTGGCGTGTCAGTACTGAGTAAATTTGGCACCTGGGATAATTTCTTTAATCAATCCCCTTTCAAAAGGATTTTTAAAGTTGTAG AGGGTAGGATTGGTTTATTGTTATGTTCAGAGGAAACTCTGGAGAGAGTGTTAAAAGAGGCTGAGATACAATTAACTAAGCAGTTGGATGAGAGTTTGGCAGTTAACTGGCGATTAGGAAAGCCAAAGTTACCAGAACAGGCACAGAAAGAGGCTAATGAATTGTATTATCTGGAACCCATCCCTGAACAGTTACAACTACTCTCGAGAAGTCACACAATGTACAGATTACACGATGAAAGATATTTGTTCAAGTTCTCTCTCAAACAAAAGAGAAATCAACAACGGAAACTATACCGACAAAACAAACTCAACACACAATCCACCACTTAA
- the citZ gene encoding Citrate synthase family protein — translation MNCRLVKLSKFLRSYGKVIGKHKYQPILSVETQLYSSLNQKLCYGGYFVEDLVLKKDFLEVFYLLLNSQLPNPSQLTQFTHKINQGFGSFNSISPSETLGNVIECLLYNFTRLRGQEEDFEYVFGQCLAILTQYNSLKIDPDTNNPVEHLTNQLLNLTNMEERVKKVLNAMFILYMDHGLTNSSYSGRVCVSEGGSVYSALMCALNTHTHFTTIIKSFESFTKLSHEQINTIAEQFHRNKTLLFPFNYLTHHNQDPRTLILNRLFVDDRLCELEKSFGGKLYFKFDLFFLNLLYNTSLQSDMDEEHDKTVLRCELERLMSIMIMCRLAGWISHIKEQKVIGRTIQHIAAYIGPYPKSL, via the exons ATGAATTGTAGATTAGTgaaattgagtaaattttTGAGAAGTTACGGGAAGGTCATTGGAAAGCACAAATATCAGCCGATTCTCTCCGTCGAAACACAACTTTACTCCTCACTCAACCAGA AACTGTGTTACGGTGGATATTTCGTGGAGGATTTAGTCCTGAAGAAGGATTTTTTAGAAGTTTTTTACCTTCTGCTGAACTCACAACTGCCAAATCCCAGCCAGTTAACACAATTCacacataaaattaatcaagGATTTGGGAGTTTCAATAGTATTTCACCATCCGAGACTCTCGGAAATGTCATT gaatgtttattgtataatttcaCGAGGTTGAGGGGCCAGGAGGAGGATTTTGAGTACGTTTTCGGGCAATGTCTGGCGATCCTAACACAGTACAATAGTCTTAAAATCGATCCAGACACTAACAACCCAGTCGAACATCTCACCAACCAGTTACTCAATCTTACAAAc atggAGGAAAGAGTTAAAAAAGTGTTAAATGCAATGTTTATACTTTACATGGATCACGGACTTACCA ACAGTAGTTATAGTGGAAGAGTGTGTGTGTCGGAGGGAGGGAGTGTGTATTCTGCGTTAATGTGTGCACTGAATACGCATACGCATTTCActacaattattaaatcatttGAATCATTCACTAAATTATCACACgaacaaattaatacaaTTGCCGAACAGTTCCACAGGAATAAAACTTTGTTATTCCCCTTCAACTACTTGACACACCACAATCAAGATCCCAGAACTTTAATTCTCAAC AGGTTGTTTGTGGATGACAGGTTGTGTGAGTTGGAAAAATCATTTGGGGGTAAATTATACTTCAAATTTGATCTCTTCTTTCTTAATCTATTATATAACACTAGTTTACAAAGTGATATGGATGAGGAACACGATAAAACTGTGTTACGGTGTGAGTTGGAAAGGCTAATGAGTATAATgataatgtgtagattaGCAG GTTGGATATCGCATATAAAAGAGCAAAAGGTGATTGGTAGAACAATACAACATATAGCAGCATATATCGGACCATACCCTAAATCGCTCTAA
- the tas gene encoding Aldo/keto reductase family protein has translation MLNLLIICIIIERILNVFSYKLIKSYDKINLTLKNEFKVYSQGEGPDLSSDIVPNPLYQAGIKYNRKKFPYESKNKNILKNLGKSRIDSILHNIQSFVNSKLHNRNDNSTSNSKGKITDTREGDRDGDGDGKGEGDGDGGGGMCKEECVKRSVLYSNLKRIMDKNNFKPEKILRTDDFINGMLYRRLGESDLVVSQLCIGTAMYDNPELIDPDHALDIMETALKLFGINFYDVCEYDPYPYEPRSYLEGHHKTVRSFISRVGRENLVLSGRIASSNLGKYKSSGRFLSWVRNNIREKPNRNVIESAVDNLLMSLGTDYLDILSFVFPYRYVPLSHLGEDTYCWSSEYTFNNLEIPDCSDVTPGLDNLDDQIEALNYLYSKGKIKSVGLSNETVWGIHRIKHHPNRQFPLSSIQTLYNLLHRNETESSGLVEASLKENFNCPIIAYGILAGGILTGKYLDPERINPMGADKTREVTNFYEYSLPDNFEYPEDYGHLSYGPSNSRCNLFPQTYHTHRTVWCQHVTGEYIKLARTHGLTLSQLAHSYTFSRPFICSSIIGPRSIGQLYETISSLNYPVTPQLESDIHEIFLRYRAVTMGGPQFLTKIDDFEVPVSQNDIMKNGLLPIWSGGSHWHMDSIPSFDKLYHLHSLKEDLVKIKRIFGLLDKPNDSNWPNYRCWIERTNEHLPGEYFAVKESKLFSWDTMKLDNLTLVNKTPEEIQQDDTSHFHFYWKSGKVYVGPTSEAIYSFYEDKEAQYNTIKQREESFKRGLNLKQLPDDMMIWSPVDVDLVYKRLTERQINPLNEQELEELLYNFMAEGKELTDEEKKCQQFAYFNKQIDKLNQPQTEQHIGSLDD, from the exons ATGTTAAATCTGTtgataatatgtataataattgagagaatattaaatgtgttttcgtacaaattaatcaaatcttacgataaaattaatttaactttgaaaaatgaatttaaagtttattCTCAAGGGGAAGGACCAGATTTATCTTCTGATATCGTTCCTAATCCTTTATACCAGGCTGgaattaaatataacaGGAAAAAATTTCCCTACGAATcgaagaataaaaatatctTAAAGAATCTTGGCAAATCAAGAATCGACTCCATCCTACACAATATACAATCCTTCGTCAACTCGAAACTTCACAATAGAAATGATAATTCCACCAGTAATTCCAAGGGTAAAATTACGGATACCCGAGAGGGAGATAGAGATGGAGATGGAGATGGAAAGGGAGAGGGAGATGGAGATGGAGGGGGAGGGATGTGTAAGGAGGAATGCGTGAAAAGATCAGTTTTGTACAGTAATCTAAAGAGAATTatggataaaaataactttaaaCCTGAAAAAATACTCAGAACCGATGATTTCATTAATG GAATGTTGTATAGAAGATTGGGGGAGTCTGATTTGGTGGTGAGTCAGTTGTGTATTGGCACGGCAATGTACGATAACCCCGAACTCATCGACCCCGATCACGCCCTTGATATCATGGAAACCGCTCTCAAACTATTCGGAATCAATTTCTAC GATGTGTGTGAGTATGATCCGTATCCGTATGAGCCTAGGAGTTATCTTGAGGGTCATCACAAGACTGTGAGATCCTTTATTAGCCGCGTGGGACGTGAGAATTTGGTCCTGTCTGGACGTATAGCATCGAGTAACCTGggaaaatataaatcttCCGGACGATTTCTCTCATGGGTTCGAAACAATATTCGTGAAAAACCTAATAG AAACGTGATTGAGAGTGCAGTGGACAACCTGTTGATGAGTTTGGGTACGGATTACTTGGACATATTATCCTTTGTATTTCCATATCGTTATGTGCCTTTATCACATTTGGGTGAGGATACTTACTGCTGGTCCTCTGAATACACTTTTAATAATCTGGAAATCCCAGACTGTTCCGATGTAACCCCGGGATTAGACAATTTGGATGACCAAATTGAAGcgttaaattatttatattccAAGGGGAAGATTAAAAGCGTCGGACTCTCAAATGAAACTGTTTGGGGAATACATCGCATTAAACATCATCCAAACAGACAGTTTCCACTCTCCTCCATACAAACTTTGTACAATCTTTTACACCGCAATGAAACGGAATCAAGCG GATTGGTGGAGGCGAGTTTGAAGgagaattttaattgtcCGATAATAGCGTATGGCATCCTGGCCGGTGGTATTCTCACCGGCAAATACCTCGATCCCGAACG aataAACCCTATGGGCGCTGATAAAACAAGAGAAGTTACCAATTTCTACGAATACTCACTACCAGACAATT TTGAGTATCCGGAGGATTATGGGCATTTAAGTTATGGACCTTCCAATTCCAGGTGTAATCTCTTTCCACAAACTTATCACACCCACAG AACGGTGTGGTGTCAGCATGTGACGGGAGAATACATAAAACTCGCCAGAACTCACGGACTCACACTTTCACAACTCGCACACTCATACACTTTCTCCAGACCTTTC atatGTAGTAGTATAATTGGTCCTCGTAGTATTGGTCAGTTATATGAGACTATATCTTCTTTAAACTACCCTGTGACACCTCAGCTTGAGTCGGACATCCATGAGATCTTCTTGCGGTACCGTGCGGTGACGATGGGCGGTCCGCAATTCCTGACTAAGATTGACGACTTTGAGGTGCCAGTTTCCCAAAATGATATCATGAAGAATGGATTATTACCCATTTGGAGCGGGGGCTCACACTGGCATATGGACTCAATCCCCTCATTTGATAAGCTATACCATCTCCACAGCTTGAAGGAGGATTTAGTCAAGATTAAGAGGATTTTCGGACTTTTAGATAAACCAAATGATTCCAACTGGCCCAACTACAGGTGCTGGATCGAACGTACCAATGAACACTTACCTG GCGAGTATTTTGCGGTGAAGGAGAGTAAGTTATTTTCCTGGGACACGATGAAGCTTGACAATTTAACACTCGTCAACAAAACACCCGAAGAAATCCAACAAGACGATACCTCACACTTCCACTTCTACTGGAAATCCGGGAAA GTATATGTTGGACCTACGAGTGAGGCGATATATAGCTTTTACGAGGACAAGGAAGCGCAATATAACACAATTAAACA ACGCGAAGAAAGCTTTAAACGTGGACTAAACCTGAAACAATTG CCTGATGACATGATGATATGGTCTCCGGTGGATGTGGACTTGGTGTATAAAAGGTTAACGGAGAGACAGATTAATCCGTTGAATGAGCAAGAGTTGGAGGAgttgttatataatttcatGGCCGAGGGGAAGGAATTAACGGATGAGGAAAAGAAATGCCAACAGTTCGCATACTTTAATAAACAAATTGATAAACTCAATCAACCACAAACCGAACAACACATCGGATCCCTAGACGACTAA
- a CDS encoding Biotin-requiring enzyme family protein codes for MYKLCKLAELNFKLINPNSKLINLNFKLINLNSKLINPNFKLINLNSKLINQNSKIFYSEYCTNSKIDKSEIADGIGETELVLSKSLSRSSFTDSSTFNVVKVPALGRNITRCKIYKWLKKPGDYVNLNDLLCIIETDLIFGKVYSKVTGTIFESVHQEGSMVNCGSDLMVLMSNGIMSPNYQSSKMFTDVGKRFYSTATLNKYTPMISFPSNTNSNMSNTVSSGTVGSSGGVVVLDDYYKSPYRLWFRNLSEDEIDTINHGTIDTK; via the exons atgtataaattgtgtaaattagcagaattaaattttaaactcatAAATCCAAATTctaaactaataaatctaaattttaaactaataaatttaaattctaaACTGATAAatccaaattttaaactaataaatttaaattctaaactgataaatcaaaattctaaaattttttactctgaatattgtacaaatagtaaaattgaCAAATCTGAGATAGCGGATGGGATTGGGGAGACTGAGTTAGTTTTGAGTAAATCGTTGTCGAGGAGTAGTTTTACGGATTCTAGCACGTTTAACGTGGTGAAGGTGCCGGCGCTTGGCAGGAATATCACaaggtgtaaaatatacaaatggCTCAAAAAACCCGGAGACTACGTCAATCTCAACGACCTCCTCTGCATCATCGAAACCGATCTC aTTTTCGGGAAAGTGTACTCTAAAGTCACTGGGACGATCTTCGAAAGCGTACATCAAGAAG GAAGTATGGTGAATTGTGGTTCGGATTTGATGGTTTTGATGAGTAATGGGATAATGAGTCCAAATTATCAAAGTTCAAAGATGTTTACTGACGTTGGTAAACGCTTCTACTCCACCGCCACACTCAACAAATACACTCCAATGATTTCCTTCCCCTCTAATACCAATAGTAATATGAGTAACACAGTTAGTAGTGGTACAGTGGGTAGTAGTGGTGGAGTGGTGGTATTGGATGATTATTACAAGTCTCCGTACAGGCTGTGGTTTAGAAACTTGTCAGAGGATGAAATTGATACCATTAACCATGGCACCATTGATACcaaataa
- a CDS encoding Fe-S protein assembly co-chaperone HscB, which yields MYFLRNIYNLRFFSVCKCIKCDNSVNITNFFCNSCNWPLESEIIKRENIYKIFQIVEEYEIDKNLLSKRYKNYQFLLHPDHHYGRTKEELSIITANSGIINSLYNTLIDDKKRAEYLFKIRFTRYNFEEEIEKIKKNQLESVMEIYEKLDSLETLEDKNKLKAEIKSKIDSAVERIGESFHSNDVNSVTKNYVTLSFYKQIYNKLI from the exons atgtattttttaaggaatatttataatttgagATTCTTTTCAGTATGTAAATGTATTAAGTGTGATAACTCGGTCAACATCACCAACTTCTTCTGTAAC tCGTGTAACTGGCCCTTGGAGAGCGAAATTATAAAACGCGAAAATATCTACAAAATCTTCCAAAT AGTTGAGGAGTATGAGATTGATAAGAATTTGTTGAGTAAaaggtataaaaattatcaatttctGCTACACCCGGACCATCACTATGGGAGGACAAAGGAAGAACTTAGCATCATCACCGCAAACTCGGGCATAATCAACTCGCTCTACAACACACTAATCGACGATAAAAAGAGAGCTGAATACCTCTTCAAAATCAGATTCACACGCTAc aATTTCGAGGAGGAAAttgaaaagattaaaaaaaaCCAGCTGGAATCTGTAATGGAA ATTTACGAGAAGTTGGACTCCCTGGAGACCCTGgaggataaaaataaattaaaagcTGAaattaagagtaaaattgACAGTGCAGTTGAGAGAATCGGAGAATCGTTTCACTCCAAC GACGTGAATTCCGtcactaaaaattatgtaacACTCTCATTTTACaaacaaatttacaataaactaatttaa
- a CDS encoding CS domain protein, protein MIFLCNSKFPKFLPRKLFNLLIIVNFLYINVCFAILIPGRSNPNSLNQLSFINLKIFHKNILPLFAGWGVTDKYSWEETDDFVYVTSELKDETKSSELTVDLNPNSIKIFNNSTGNVLINGQTKGRIEVEDSYWTLERKDKLLQLQITLKKKHDFNHCWYGVLSNESTKLKQYTDDSVDSSPKRYDPVLLMCDSIKSGEIYDRRYFKTINSVKLGELFEEWVGRYADHLVPFGKPKTEIEFTYQKDNHTPKLLFTQLNSNDYINIIIKPIDNPRSLNTQGIPLNSHCISPNITEYNTENTTDNTVDNTTDNMAKVDRDVGSEIIFVNGPTTEILSGGLGAELKAKLITSLNSLINAFELDINKFLTISEGNADGFDYASANAILSPDNINQYINYHKSIQHFIQHNITHSNTHSNTQSNTQLKSDTQVNSNNLVNSDTIVKSDKTVENESDGAELRGSLMELYDTVERESRKEPKEQMKSIINNLKKNLNLTNSQMDLLFSECEKRVEREMEELRERNTSYPDVTPAQPTIIEKLEDPFNAIMNNPENREGSLLVRKYHSITKSQQTKLKNRWLKNRGRLEILLNELFNATPELFSTICNNYKDLLIGEDYPTLMRSYLMTVGVRNESERERLTYLNQHVLSLVKQAEELTRQDEQFQLAKINQIIQWAINNFDNLNQLVLENKQLYDENFLTYLKLLINKELQSLNPEDMGGPEKNPWLSILTIIEIAVKSIILTDIEYEAYLITNIVYQNVPKVRRHMIEFILATMPRSDWKFFKHLVHSITQAFDNIPPKEREMGRVPEWVPEACYQLRDDIESMIPDWLINELLSDNDKLLMQHNDKLRSPVFQLFPNSVNDKIGENAGNEEILGKLENLGNEEILGNEEILGNNDKIDQNLKILEKFENLENSGKLENSGKLENSGILENWKK, encoded by the exons atgatttttttGTGTAATTCTAAATTTCCCAAATTTTTACCCAGGAAACTTTTTAActtgttaataattgttaattttctGTATATTAATGTTTGTTTCGCAATTTTGATCCCCGGAAGGAGTAATCCCAACTCCTTAAACCAACTCTCATTCATTAACCTTAAAATCTTCcataaaaatatacttCCACTCTTCGCAG GTTGGGGAGTAACGGATAAATATTCATGGGAGGAGACGGATGACTTTGTGTATGTAACATCAGAGCTTAAGGATGAGACCAAGTCTAGTGAACTTACTGTGGACTTGAACCCCAACtccattaaaatattcaataatTCCACCGGAAATGTTCTCATTAACGGGCAAACCAAA GGTAGGATAGAGGTTGAGGACTCGTATTGGACATTGGAGCGAAAAGACAAACTCTTACAACTGCAGATAACGTTAAAAAAGAAACATGACTTCAATCACTGCTGGTACGGCGTTCTCTCAAATGAATCAACTAAGCTTAAACAATACACGGATGACAGTGTTGACAGTTCACCTAAAAGGTATGATCCTGTTTTACTCATGTGTGATAGTATAAAAAGTGGTGAGATATATGACAGGAGATATTTTAAGactataaatagtgtgaagTTGGGAGAATTGTTTGAGGAGTGGGTGGGAAGATACGCTGACCATTTGGTACCGTTTGGGAAACCGAAAACTGAAATCGAATTCACTTACCAAAAAGATAATCACACACCCAAACTtctttttacacagttaaaCTCCAATGATTATatcaacattattattaaaccAATAGATAATCCTAGATCTCTTAATACCCAGGGTATTCCCCTGAATTCCCACTGTATATCTCCAAATATTACTGAGTATAATACTGAGAATACTACGGATAATACTGTGGATAATACTACTGACAATATGGCTAAGGTTGATCGGGATGTGGGATCTGAGATAATATTTGTGAATGGTCCTACAACTGAGATATTGAGTGGCGGTTTGGGTGCTGAGTTGAAGGCCAAGTTAATCACATCTTTAAACTCGTTAATAAACGCGTTTGAACTTgacattaataaatttctaACAATTTC TGAAGGGAACGCCGACGGGTTTGACTACGCCAGCGCCAACGCCATACTCTCACCAGACAACATTAATCAATACATCAACTACCACAAATCCATTCAACACTTTATTCAACACAATATCACACACTCTAATACACACTCTAATACACAATCTAATACGCAACTTAAGAGTGATACACAAGTTAACAGTAATAACTTAGTTAACAGTGATACAATTGTTAAGAGTGATAAAACTGTTGAGAATGAATCTGATGGTGCGGAGTTGAGGGGTAGTTTGATGGAGTTGTATGATACGGTGGAGAGGGAGAGTAGAAAGGAGCCGAAAGAGCAGATGAagagtataattaacaatttaaaaaaGAACCTTAATCTGACAAATTCACAAATGGATCTGCTTTTTAG TGAGTGTGAGAAGAGAGTTGAGAGAGAGATGGAGGAACTGAGAGAAAGAAATACCTCCTACCCCGATGTCACACCAGCACAGCCCACGATCATAG AAAAGTTGGAGGACCCGTTTAATGCGATAATGAATAATCCGGAGAATAGGGAAGGCTCTTTACTAGTTCGGAAATACCACTCAATCACCAAATCACAACAAACCAAACTTAAAAACCGATGGCTCAAAAAT AGAGGAAGATTGGAGATATTACTGAATGAGTTATTCAATGCGACACCCGAACTCTTCTCCACCATTTGCAATAATTACAA GGATTTATTGATTGGCGAGGATTATCCGACGTTGATGAGGAGTTACTTGATGACAGTTGGTGTGAGAAACGAGTCTGAGCGAGAGCGTCTAACTTACCTGAATCAGCACGTGCTATCACTGGTGAAACAAGCTGAAGAACTCACACGCCAAGACGAACAGTTCCAACTCGctaaaattaaccaaatCATACAATGGGCAATCAACAACTTCGATAATCTCAATCAACTC GTGCTGGAGAATAAGCAGTTGTATGACGAAAACTTTTTAACATATCTCAAGCTTTTAATCAATAAAGAACTACAATCTCTCAA TCCTGAGGACATGGGAGGACCTGAGAAGAACCCCTGGCTGTCAATCCTCACAATCATCGAAATCGCCGTCAAATCCATCATACTAACCGATATCGAATAC GAGGCGTATTTGATAACGAACATAGTGTACCAGAATGTGCCAAAGGTGAGGAGGCACATGATAGAGTTCATTCTGGCGACTATGCCCAGGTCAGACTGGAAATTCTTCAAACACCTCGTACACTCCATCACACAAGCTTTCGATAATATTCCTCCCAAAGAACG AGAGATGGGAAGGGTGCCGGAATGGGTTCCGGAGGCGTGTTATCAGTTAAGGGATGACATTGAAAGTATGATTCCAGATTGGCTCATCAACGAGCTCTTGTCAGACAATGACAAACTCCTCATGCAACACAATGAC AAGCTCAGGTCACCCGTTTTTCAACTATTTCCCAATTCCGTAAACGATAAAATTGGTGAAAACGCGGGAAATGAAGAAATTTTGGgaaaattagaaaatttggGAAATGAAGAAATTTTGGGAAATGAAGAAATTTTGGGAAATAATGACAAAATTGAtcaaaatttgaaaatattggaaaaatttgaaaatttggaaaattcGGGAAAATTGGAAAATTCGGGAAAATTGGAAAATTCGGGAATATTGGaaaattggaaaaaataa
- a CDS encoding Ribosomal protein L7/L12 domain protein, whose amino-acid sequence MFFYSTKILNFILAIFYTFIADTYQCHGIRLGTIPTPGIRITSPLARITSPGIRMGKIMFINKGCIKPYSINITSNFLVKSSKVDEILENLKTLTLLETSELVRKIEEVFGVSAQPVGPLTLQPQSTAPTEEYQDEEPDDTKERERDKKRKLNVVIKEILKEKRINAYNKIKEYYPNKSATEIKKIMDALPHVVKTVTSRREGEEIIQKLSIEGMTVDFE is encoded by the coding sequence ATGTTTTTTTATTCcactaaaattttaaatttcatcCTCGCAAtcttctacacatttatcgCAGATACATACCAATGCCACGGAATCCGACTGGGAACTATACCAACTCCAGGCATTAGGATAACAAGTCCCTTGGCTAGGATAACAAGTCCAGGCATTAGGATGGGCAAAATCATGTTCATAAACAAAGGATGTATAAAGCCGTATAGCATAAATATAACTAGTAATTTCCTGGTTAAATCGAGTAAAGTTGATGAAATCTTGGAGAATCTGAAGACTTTGACGCTCTTGGAGACGTCTGAGCTGGTGAGGAAAATCGAGGAGGTTTTTGGCGTTTCAGCGCAGCCTGTGGGACCACTTACGCTACAGCCGCAGTCTACTGCGCCAACTGAAGAGTACCAGGACGAGGAACCAGACGACACGAAGGAACGTGAGCGTGACAAGAAGAGGAAGCTGAACGTTGTGATCAAGGAAATTCTAAAGGAAAAGAGAATCAACGCGTATAACAAAATCAAGGAATACTACCCGAACAAGTCCGCAACGGAAATCAAGAAGATTATGGACGCACTCCCGCACGTCGTCAAGACCGTCACCTCCCGAAGGGAAGGCGAGGAAATCATACAAAAACTCAGCATCGAAGGCATGACCGTCGATTTCGAATAA